The following is a genomic window from Candidatus Woesearchaeota archaeon.
GGAAATATATCCAACAGTCTCAACATAAAGATTTGCAAAAATCTTTACGTGAATATTGAAAGTTAAGAGCCGAGCACCGCTAGGTGCGAAGCATACCCACTTCTTCAGAGGTGGGTGCTCTTAACTTATCTTGATTTTTGTTGTGCCAGAAACTTTGTTTCTGTGCATTTAGGGCGGAGATTCGCGAAGAAATCAGTTTTGATTTCTGTGTGCAAGAAACTTTTAGTTTCTTAGCAGACTCAGAGCGGCGATTTTCTTTATTTTCTCTATGGAAAATAAATATTATCTTCCACAATTTGTATAAATGGTTTTATATTACCTTTCATAGGGGGTATGCTTTTGAGAGATGGATCTTTTTCAACAATTAGTGTAAACAATATAAGCCAAGGGCATAATGTTTATGTAGTAATACCTTATAAGGGAAAAATTCTTTCTTTAGTTAGACCTTCAGATTATAAAATAAAAAATCTTAAAGACTTGCCAGGAGGAAAAGCTGAAAGTGATGAAAAAATACTTCAAACAGCTGAAAGAGAAGTTCTTGAAGAAACAGGAAGAAAGCTAAAATCCGCAAAATACTTAGGAAGATTCTATTCTTATAGGAATGGAAAATATCACAAAAATGTTTTACTCGAAGGAAAACTCGATGTTCCTCTGAAAGAAGATGTTCTCGAAAAAAAATTAGTTCTTAGCGATGAACATCAAAGTTGGAAACTTATTGATTTGAACAACTTATCAAGGTATAAAATGAGTCACGATTTCAAGAGAGCAATTTTTGAAAATTATCTTAATTAGTGTTTCATAAGCTTAAGTCTTATTTCTGCTTCTTTCTGTTTATCTTTTAGCGTTTCTAATTCTTTTTTAAGAAGTTCATTTTCTTTCAGAACCAAATCTAATGTTGATTGTATTCTAATCATGTCTTCTTTGACTTTTCTGAATGATTCAACAACGTTTTTTTGAAAGCTCATTTATTTTCCTCTTTTTTTATCTGATTATAAAATTCATGGGTTTTTTGTGTGTTCGTAAATTTAGCAATATCATTTATAAGCTCTGTTTGATTTTGTGGAATGTGAGTGTTTGTAGACTCCACAAGGCGTTTATATGCTGCAAACTTGTCTTTACTCATCCCTTCTCCAAATTTATTAAACAGTTCCATATCTCTTTTAGCAGATATAACCTGATATGCTTCCGTTTCCATTTGTTCAAAAGCTTTTTTTCCATAACTTGTTTTTACATGAGGAATTTTTACAATTCTTTCACTTCTTTTTTTGTCGGCCCATTTACCTAAATAATAAAGGCCATATTCCGGACCTAATTTTAATACTAATAAAGGAGCAGCAAGCCCTAAAGTCATCAAACCTAAATCTTTTAGTGTGATTGCATCTTTTGCTTCGGGCATTATTTCTTTTAGATAATCATGAATAAAAGAGGGATTTTCTAAGGTTCCATTTAATTCTTGTCCATAATCTACAAGTCCATAAATAACAGTTCCGAACATAGCTGATGTTCCTATGGCTTTACCTATATTCCTTCCTTTTTCCTCATTGATAAATTTTGGGGGCCAAGATAATAATTTTTGTTCTAGGATTTCATTTGTTACGCTATTCATAATGTCTACGGCATTTCCATATATACATACAGGCAGCCCAGTCTCATTAGTACTTACTTCTTGACTATTATAATCCAGTTTTATGCTTGTGTGGTTTTTTTTGTTTGTATACATCAAAAATAAACTCGGTGGAAGAATTAATTTTTTTTCTTCGAGTGTTTCTATTTCTTTTTCTGGTCTTGTGAATACGTTCCAAACTCCTTCCATATTTAAAAAATCACCAAAATTGGGATTCCAATTTTTGTCATAGATAAAATTAAGTTTTTCTAGCAATATTCTTTCATTTTCTTCTCTTTTCTTTTTTGTAGGGACAAAATATTTGTATCTTCCTTGCCTTATTTTTTGTGGTATGTTTTTGAATTTCATTTTTACTCCTTTTATTTCATCTTTTTGAACGTTGCTGTTCTTTTAATGTATTTGTAGAAGTTTTCTCTATTGTTTTTTCCAGCAGATTTGCTTGATTTGAACTGCTTGCATAATCTTTTCATCGACTCTCTGTTTTCTTTGCTGTTTGTTTTTTCAAAGTGTTTTAGAACTTGAGCCATTTCATGATCTTGGTTGCATGCAACAAGATTTGCATCTCTTGACATACTTTTTTTATGAGTTTTTTTCTTTGCAGCTTTCTTTTTTGTTGCTTTTTTTACAGTTTTTTTCGCAACTTTTTTCTTTGCTGTTTTTTTTACTTTCTTTTCTATCGATTCATTTTTTCTTTTTATTTGAGTTAATGTCTTTTTTAGTTCAGAATTTGCTTTTTGCATTTTTGAAAGTTCTTCTTCCATTTTTTTAACATGAGCTCTTACGTTTTTGAATGATTCTTTAACGTTTTTTTTGAATTGATCCATATTATCGCCTCTTTATGTGATAATATTCTATAATATATAAAGTTTTTGAATATTTACCATTAAAAAGTAGTCAAAATAATTATTTGCTATATGGAAAATATATTCGATAAATTTATTAACTAAAAAATAAAACACAAAATAATCATGAAGCTACCTAAACAAGCAAAAAAAGTATTCTCGGGAATAATGTATACAGTTTATCAATGGGAACAAAAACTTTACGATGGAAAAACAGCAACCTACGAAGCAATAAAAAGAAAGTCATCCGTACAAATAATACCTGTATATGAAAACAAAATAATTCTGTCTGATGAAGAGCAACCACATAGGGGGAAATTCACAGGAATGATAGGCGGACAAATTGATGCAAAGGAAACTCCCAAACAAGCAGCAAAAAGAGAACTGTTAGAAGAAACAGGAATGAAACCAACAAAATTAATATTTTGGAAAAAAACAAACTTTGGGAAACAACTAAACTGGGAAACACACTACTATGTAGCAAAAAATTGCAATAAAATACAAGAACCAAAACCAGGAAATGGAGAAAAAATAAAATTAAAATTCCTAACATTTAATGAATTATTCAAAGAAACAGAAAAACCAGGATTTAGAAACAAATCATTTAAAGAAATGTTATTTAGAATAAATCATACAAAAGGAGAAAAAGAAAAACTAAGAAAATTTCTTTTTGACTAATCTCTTCCCAAAGTATTTTATCACAAATTTTAAAAACTAACGCACTAACAAGTAAATATGGAACTAGAATTTCACGGAGCAGCACAAGAAGTAGGAAGATCATGCATCGAACTAAGACTAAAAGATGGTGATAGATTTCTATTTGACGTAGGCGTAAAATTTTCTGAAGGAGGACTGCTATTTCCAGAAAAAGTTTT
Proteins encoded in this region:
- a CDS encoding NUDIX domain-containing protein, whose translation is MKLPKQAKKVFSGIMYTVYQWEQKLYDGKTATYEAIKRKSSVQIIPVYENKIILSDEEQPHRGKFTGMIGGQIDAKETPKQAAKRELLEETGMKPTKLIFWKKTNFGKQLNWETHYYVAKNCNKIQEPKPGNGEKIKLKFLTFNELFKETEKPGFRNKSFKEMLFRINHTKGEKEKLRKFLFD
- a CDS encoding NUDIX hydrolase produces the protein MRDGSFSTISVNNISQGHNVYVVIPYKGKILSLVRPSDYKIKNLKDLPGGKAESDEKILQTAEREVLEETGRKLKSAKYLGRFYSYRNGKYHKNVLLEGKLDVPLKEDVLEKKLVLSDEHQSWKLIDLNNLSRYKMSHDFKRAIFENYLN